One Papaver somniferum cultivar HN1 chromosome 10, ASM357369v1, whole genome shotgun sequence genomic window carries:
- the LOC113316106 gene encoding uncharacterized protein LOC113316106: protein MLADFPNKYFGIMLTQGSVRSNHVWQIVEMMHESLAGWKGKVLSFQERLILVKHVLGSYPIYSMSVYKWPKRVIRECEKIMRNFLWSGDPSTKKMVTLQWNKTCSPFKEGGLGIRKMETINKALLMKLLWRIQTCTDEFSRFFQGKYKNKKGEWISYYKKSSIWPEIRWIIGAVEEHTRWIVGDGNNVSVWKDIWVKEFPLQEMFPDNTYILQFPKMKVADLILEGEWVVPTEIMAMINIMELPTLGGGADKRVWTGTITGQFTVRSAVEVVRCKFPEIQWCKKVWHNSIHPSISRVVFHFKNPRKLEDIFHLAKNKSPTMQELWILSAFCTMKEIWFLRNECVYGNGKCDSNSSKMRIMKIISDSEIRLKTRMWNNQYDLQVHKYFGMKTRSVKTLKVIEVFFHLPDQGKLLLCCDGASRGNPGISGYGIIGRNYMGDFIIAISEGIGVSTNYYAEIFAILIAGEWAVNNGFIYLVFRTDSKSVQYAFTYNKIPWFASTRWEKISSAAQTWSFEHSYREANPSADKLAKKGAILNCGEQRVYVEKPSFLGCLESPDQIFFRFC, encoded by the exons ATGTTGGCTGATTTTCCTAATAAATATTTTGGGATTATGCTGACTCAAGGAAGTGTGAGATCAAACCATGTTTGGCAGATAGTTGAAATGATGCATGAAAGTTTAGCAGGATGGAAGGGTAAAGTTCTATCTTTTCAAGAAAGACTCATATTAGTAAAGCATGTTCTTGGAAGCTATCCCATTTACTCAATGTCAGTGTACAAGTGGCCTAAGAGGGTCATTAGGGAGTGtgaaaaaataatgaggaattTTTTGTGGTCAGGGGACCCTTCTACAAAAAAGATGGTTACTCTGCAATGGAATAAAACATGTTCTCCAtttaaggaaggtggtcttggtataaGAAAAATGGAGACCATCAATAAAGCTCTCTTAATGAAGTTACTATGGAGGATACAAACATGTACTGATGAATTCTCAAGGTTTTTCCAGGGaaagtacaaaaataaaaaagggGAATGGATATCTTACTATAAGAAATCTTCCATTTGGCCTGAAATTAGATGGATAATTGGTGCAGTAGAAGAACATACAAGATGGATTGTAGGTGATGGCAACAATGTTTCAGTTTGGAAGGATATATGGGTTAAAGAATTTCCTCTTCAGGAAATGTTCCCAGACAATACATACATTTTGCAGTTTCCTAAAATGAAGGTGGCAGATCTTATTCTAGAAGGTGAATGGGTAGTCCCAACTGAAATTATGGCAATGATAAATATTATGGAATTACCAACCTTGGGTGGAGGAGCTGATAAAAGGGTATGGACTGGAACAATTACAGGACAATTCACTGTAAGATCAGCAGTTGAAGTTGTGAGATGTAAATTCCCAGAAATTCAATGGTGTAAAAAGGTGTGGCACAACTCAATTCATCCCAGCATATCCA GAGTTGTTTTTCATTTTAAAAATCCAAGAAAGCTTGAAGACATTTTTCACTtagcaaagaacaagagtccaacTATGCAAGAACTATGGATTTTAAGTGCTTTCTGCACAATGAAGGAGATCTGGTTTTTGAGAAATGAATGTGTATATGGAAATGGAAAATGTGATAGTAACAGTTCTAAAATGAGAATCATGAAAATCATAAGTGACAGTGAGATTAGACTGAAGACTCGGATGTGGAACAACCAATATGACTTACAGGTTCACAAATATTTTGGAATGAAGACAAGAAGTGTAAAAACTCTCAAAGTAATAGAAGTTTTCTTTCATCTTCCAGACCAAGGGAAGTTATTGCTCTGTTGTGATGGAGCATCTAGAGGCAATCCAGGTATATCTGGTTATGGAATTATTGGAAGAAATTATATGGGAGATTTCATCATTGCAATTTCAGAAGGCATTGGAGTGTCTACAAATTATTATGCAGAAATCTTTGCAATCCTTATTGCAGGTGAGTGGGCAGTAAACAATGGATTCATATACCTTGTTTTCAGAACAGATTCAAAATCAGTCCAATATGCTTTCACATACAATAAGATTCCTTGGTTTGCTTCTACTAGATGGGAGAAGATATCATCTGCTGCACAAACTTGGAGCTTTGAACATAGCTACAGAGAAGCTAATCCATCTGCAGATAAACTAGCCAAAAAAGGTGCTATTTTGAACTGTGGAGAACAAAGAGTTTATGTAGAGAAACCAAGCTTCCTGGGCTGTCTTGAAAGCCCAGATCAAATTTTCTTTAGATtttgttaa